From a single Phragmites australis chromosome 7, lpPhrAust1.1, whole genome shotgun sequence genomic region:
- the LOC133925215 gene encoding plant UBX domain-containing protein 7-like isoform X2: protein MAGDSTTVAEKETLISSFLEIAAGQTPETAAQFLQMTSWHLEEALQLFYIDGESALAAHPAAAPAAAAAAAAAVAAGVEEALRFAPPPAAALGDGMLQGLGEEEDVRAPLPVKRETLYGDGPVAVLRPNSTVAFRNFEEEARQSAVWDSDQNATSSSHDNLASLYRPPFSLMFNGPFDKAKLEASVLDKWLLINLQSTEEFSSHMVYHDTSEGRKVLTYYNLVSIPAILLIDPITGQKMCGWNGMVHPERLLEDLLPYLDKGPKEHHAAQPQKRPRKVDQGTSMGKQGKTTVEDEDEELARAVAASLEESKGVVGESDATDDMAEPEEENEPSLNIKLDYPPLPEEPTGSRDLLCRVAIRLPNGRRIQRNFLHTDPIKLLWSFCWPQVEDGKKRAFHFVQPIPGASKNLGFASDLTFKEAGLANSMINFFWD from the exons ATGGCCGGCGATTCCACGACGGTCGCGGAGAAGGAGACCCTcatctcctccttcctcgaaATCGCCGCCGGCCAGACCCCCGAGACTGCCGCCCAGTTTCTCCAA ATGACGAGCTGGCACCTGGAGGAGGCGCTGCAGCTGTTCTACATCGACGGCGAGTCCGCCCTCGCGGCGCATCCGGCTGCCGCAccggctgctgcggcggcggcggcggccgcggtggcggcggggGTAGAGGAGGCGTTGAG GTTCGCTCCGCCGCCAGCGGCTGCACTGGGCGATGGAATGTTGCAGGGacttggggaggaggaggacgtccGTGCCCCGCTGCCTGTGAAGCGGGAGACCCTCTACGGCGATGGCCCCGTGGCTGT CCTTCGGCCTAATTCTACAGTTGCATTTCGTAACTTTGAAGAGGAGGCAAGACAATCCGCTGTTTGGGATTCTGATCAGAATGCTACATCTAGTTCTCATGATAACCTTGCTTCTTTATACCGTCCACCTTTTTCTTTGATGTTCAATGGACCATTTGATAAG GCAAAATTAGAGGCTTCTGTTCTGGACAAATGGCTGCTAATCAATTTGCAATCGACAGAGGAATTCAGCTCTCACATG GTTTATCATGACACCAGTGAGGGGAGGAAGGTACTCACCTACTACAATTTGGTGTCCATTCCTGCTATTCTCCTAATTGACCCCATCACTGGACAAAAAATGTGCGGTTGGAATGGAATGGTTCACCCAGAACGTTTGCTTGAG GATTTGCTGCCTTACCTGGATAAAGGTCCAAAGGAGCACCATGCTGCTCAACCTCAGAAGCGCCCTAGGAAAGTTGATCAGGGAACTTCTATGGGCAAACAAG gCAAAACAACtgtagaggatgaagatgaagaactaGCACGGGCAGTAGCAGCTTCCCTGGAGGAGAGTAAAGGAGTTGTTGGAGAATCAGATGCTACCGATGACATGGCTGAACCTGAGGAAGAAAACGAGCCCAGCTTAAATATTAAGCTGGATTACCCTCCTCTTCCTGAAGAACCTACAGGAAGTAGGGATCTTCTCTGCAGGGTTGCAATTCGGCTACCTAACGGTCGGAGGATCCAGAGAAATTTTCTTCACACAGATCCTATTAAG CTCCTGTGGTCATTCTGCTGGCCTCAGGTTGAGGACGGGAAGAAGAGGGCTTTCCACTTTGTACAGCCCATTCCTGGAGCATCCAAGAACCTGGGGTTCGCAAGTGATCTAACTTTCAAAGAAGCTGGGTTGGCGAACTCAATGATCAACTTTTTCTGGGACTAA
- the LOC133925651 gene encoding probable arabinosyltransferase ARAD1, with protein MTYSLSSSQEGSMMLDNSVETRAPSDPDHPAPRNHPPYPDNPLIKQYSAEYWLLASLHTAAASRSASAAAVRVVADWRDADVVFVPFFATLSAEMKLGWGAKGAFRKKDGNEDYRRQREVVDRVTTHPAWRRSGGRDHIFVMLKLKHSLTDPVAMWHVQAEIAPAILLVVDFGGWYKLDSKSASRNSSHMIQHTQVSLLKDVIVPYTHLLPTLRLSKNKDRPTLLYFKGAKQRHRGGLVREKLWDLLGNEPDIVMEEGFPNAIGREQSIKGMPTSEFCLHPAGDTPTSCRLFDAIASLCIPVIVSDEVELPFEGMIDYTGFSIFVSVSNALRPEWLTNYLRNISRQQKDEFRRNLAHVQPIFEYDTSFSSSTGPAPPDGAVNYIWKKIHQKLPMIQEAVIREKRKPDGASIPLRCHCT; from the exons ATGACGTACTCCCTTTCATCATCGCAAGAGGGGTCGATGATGTTGGATAACTCGGTGGAG ACTAGAGCACCCTCCGACCCTGACCATCCGGCACCGCGCAACCACCCGCCCTACCCCGACAACCCGCTCATCAAGCAGTACAGCGCCGAGTACTGGCTGCTCGCTTCCCTCCACACGGCAGCGGCCTCGCGCTCCGCATCGGCGGCGGCCGTAAGGGTCGTGGCGGACTGGAGGGATGCCGATGTCGTGTTCGTGCCCTTCTTCGCGACGCTATCTGCGGAGATGAAGCTCGGGTGGGGCGCCAAGGGCGCTTTCCGCAAGAAGGACGGGAACGAAGACTATCGGCGGCAGCGGGAGGTCGTCGACCGCGTCACTACCCACCCCGCGTGGCGGAGGTCCGGCGGCCGGGATCACATCTTT GTCATGCTAAAACTGAAGCATTCTTTGACTGACCCGGTGGCAATGTGGCACGTCCAGGCTGAGATTGCTCCTGCAATTCTTTTGGTGGTTGATTTTGGCGGATGGTACAAACTTGATTCAAAGTCTGCAAGCAGAAACTCATCTCATATGATACAACATACTCAAGTGTCATTACTTAAGGATGTCATTGTGCCTTACACACATTTGCTTCCGACACTGCGCTTATCAAAAAATAAAGATCGTCCCACCCTTTTGTACTTCAAGGGAGCAAAGCAGAGGCACCGG GGTGGTTTGGTGCGAGAGAAACTATGGGATTTGCTAGGTAACGAGCCTGATATTGTCATGGAAGAAGGCTTTCCTAATGCCATTGGGCGTGAACAATCAATAAAAGGGATGCCGACATCAGAGTTTTGCTTGCACCCAGCTGGTGACACCCCAACTTCATGTCGCCTCTTTGATGCTATTGCCAGTCTTTGCATACCAGTCATTGTTAGCGATGAGGTTGAGCTTCCTTTCGAAGGGATGATAGACTACACaggattctccatttttgtctcAGTTAGTAACGCTTTGAGACCAGAATGGCTAACGAACTACTTAAGGAATATTTCCAGGCAGCAGAAGGATGAGTTCCGAAGAAACTTGGCTCACGTTCAACCTATCTTTGAGTATGACACTAGTTTCTCTAGTAGCACAGGCCCTGCTCCCCCAGACGGTGCTGTGAACTACATATGGAAGAAGATTCATCAGAAATTACCGATGATTCAGGAAGCAGTTATCCGGGAGAAGCGGAAGCCTGATGGTGCATCAATCCCACTCCGGTGTCATTGTACATGA
- the LOC133925215 gene encoding plant UBX domain-containing protein 7-like isoform X1 gives MAGDSTTVAEKETLISSFLEIAAGQTPETAAQFLQMTSWHLEEALQLFYIDGESALAAHPAAAPAAAAAAAAAVAAGVEEALRFAPPPAAALGDGMLQGLGEEEDVRAPLPVKRETLYGDGPVAVLRPNSTVAFRNFEEEARQSAVWDSDQNATSSSHDNLASLYRPPFSLMFNGPFDKAKLEASVLDKWLLINLQSTEEFSSHMLNRDTWGNEAVAQLIRSNFIFWQVYHDTSEGRKVLTYYNLVSIPAILLIDPITGQKMCGWNGMVHPERLLEDLLPYLDKGPKEHHAAQPQKRPRKVDQGTSMGKQGKTTVEDEDEELARAVAASLEESKGVVGESDATDDMAEPEEENEPSLNIKLDYPPLPEEPTGSRDLLCRVAIRLPNGRRIQRNFLHTDPIKLLWSFCWPQVEDGKKRAFHFVQPIPGASKNLGFASDLTFKEAGLANSMINFFWD, from the exons ATGGCCGGCGATTCCACGACGGTCGCGGAGAAGGAGACCCTcatctcctccttcctcgaaATCGCCGCCGGCCAGACCCCCGAGACTGCCGCCCAGTTTCTCCAA ATGACGAGCTGGCACCTGGAGGAGGCGCTGCAGCTGTTCTACATCGACGGCGAGTCCGCCCTCGCGGCGCATCCGGCTGCCGCAccggctgctgcggcggcggcggcggccgcggtggcggcggggGTAGAGGAGGCGTTGAG GTTCGCTCCGCCGCCAGCGGCTGCACTGGGCGATGGAATGTTGCAGGGacttggggaggaggaggacgtccGTGCCCCGCTGCCTGTGAAGCGGGAGACCCTCTACGGCGATGGCCCCGTGGCTGT CCTTCGGCCTAATTCTACAGTTGCATTTCGTAACTTTGAAGAGGAGGCAAGACAATCCGCTGTTTGGGATTCTGATCAGAATGCTACATCTAGTTCTCATGATAACCTTGCTTCTTTATACCGTCCACCTTTTTCTTTGATGTTCAATGGACCATTTGATAAG GCAAAATTAGAGGCTTCTGTTCTGGACAAATGGCTGCTAATCAATTTGCAATCGACAGAGGAATTCAGCTCTCACATG CTTAATCGAGACACTTGGGGAAATGAAGCGGTGGCTCAGTTAATTCGGTCAAACTTTATTTTCTGGCAG GTTTATCATGACACCAGTGAGGGGAGGAAGGTACTCACCTACTACAATTTGGTGTCCATTCCTGCTATTCTCCTAATTGACCCCATCACTGGACAAAAAATGTGCGGTTGGAATGGAATGGTTCACCCAGAACGTTTGCTTGAG GATTTGCTGCCTTACCTGGATAAAGGTCCAAAGGAGCACCATGCTGCTCAACCTCAGAAGCGCCCTAGGAAAGTTGATCAGGGAACTTCTATGGGCAAACAAG gCAAAACAACtgtagaggatgaagatgaagaactaGCACGGGCAGTAGCAGCTTCCCTGGAGGAGAGTAAAGGAGTTGTTGGAGAATCAGATGCTACCGATGACATGGCTGAACCTGAGGAAGAAAACGAGCCCAGCTTAAATATTAAGCTGGATTACCCTCCTCTTCCTGAAGAACCTACAGGAAGTAGGGATCTTCTCTGCAGGGTTGCAATTCGGCTACCTAACGGTCGGAGGATCCAGAGAAATTTTCTTCACACAGATCCTATTAAG CTCCTGTGGTCATTCTGCTGGCCTCAGGTTGAGGACGGGAAGAAGAGGGCTTTCCACTTTGTACAGCCCATTCCTGGAGCATCCAAGAACCTGGGGTTCGCAAGTGATCTAACTTTCAAAGAAGCTGGGTTGGCGAACTCAATGATCAACTTTTTCTGGGACTAA
- the LOC133925213 gene encoding uncharacterized protein LOC133925213 has product MSLKLPLPQGLSFLRSVGWFEDRKVDSAAKQQLSPTLKLQTDKEVYRPGDSVTVTVEICSPASLKDDAGQTVSGEDAPSLLLDVLSFELKGIEKLDSQWFSVPKPLPGSKQRRGEHMFLDCSAPLLVSKVIIASGQTKTYIVRVELPKILPPSYRGISIRYIYYVRSALFGRSIVLGNGDQNKAPMNSAIQLEARVPLQIRVSQKSTNLLNEEGTLPFPVDQLGIFWREKDEDSDWAKANDNTDLEEGYDSSKDEISSVSSCNPSKANPEFSLRNSLSMQSLSSHLSTGEPLYNQVGRPSFPSYSPIPRLSVSEISDDHDRGLVSPQRNVNHLLLDHSSNGQMFSPDADRSKDDVALPLTPKHVEPAGSEGFTRGRSYNIRIDDQVLLRFSPKNSDATYYFGDMIGGALTFFHGTRTRRCLEVSITLETSETINPRALHPSRRSSPTITKLHSEHHEVVADLHQTSFLFSIPIDGPMSFSTSKVSVQWSLRFEFFTTPEGTDTARYEHPLLVEKREKGEWILPITVYAPPLRRRATHGRNDRSVLLGNIFNS; this is encoded by the exons ATGTCACTGAAACTTCCACTTCCGCAAGGGCTTTCCTTCTTAAGAAGTGTTGGATGGTTTGAAGACAGGAAGGTTGATTCAGCCGCCAAGCAGCAGTTATCCCCAACATTGAAGCTCCAGACAGACAAGGAGGTGTACAGACCCGGTGATTCAGTCACCGTGACTGTAGAAATCTGTAGCCCCGCTAGTTTGAAGGATGATGCGGGGCAGACAGTGTCGGGCGAAGATGCCCCCTCTCTATTGTTAGATGTGCTTTCCTTCGAACTTAAAGGGATTGAGAAGCTGGATAGCCAGTGGTTCTCTGTTCCAAAGCCCTTACCAGGGTCTAAACAAAGGAGAG GTGAACATATGTTCCTGGATTGTTCGGCACCTTTGCTGGTCTCTAAAGTAATAATTGCTTCAGGGCAAACAAAAACAT ACATTGTACGTGTGGAACTCCCAAAGATTTTGCCGCCATCTTATAGGGGTATCAGTATCCGCTATATTTATTATGTTAGGAGTGCGTTGTTTGGAAGGTCGATTGTGTTGGGTAATGGAGACCAAAATAAAGCCCCCATGAATAGTGCAATTCAACTG GAAGCTCGAGTCCCATTACAGATACGTGTTTCCCAGAAAAGTACCAACCTACTAAATGAAGAAG GGACTTTACCATTCCCAGTTGATCAACTGGGCATATTTTGGAGGGAAAAAGATGAAGATTCAGACTGG GCCAAAGCAAATGATAATACTGATCTAGAAGAAGGATATGATAGTTCAAAAGATGAAATTTCATCTGTTTCTTCATGCAACCCTTCCAAAGCAAATCCTGAATTCTCCCTCAGGAACTCGTTGTCAATGCAGTCCTTGTCATCACACCTCTCCACAGGTGAGCCATTGTATAATCAAGTAGGACGGCCCAGTTTCCCATCATACAGTCCAATTCCTCGATTGTCAGTGTCAGAGATTTCAGATGATCATGACAGAG GTTTAGTGTCACCTCAAAGGAACGTAAACCATTTGCTGTTGGATCATTCATCGAACGGGCAAATGTTTTCTCCAGATGCTGATCGCTCAAAAGATGATGTTGCACTCCCCCTTACGCCAAAACATGTTGAACCAGCTGGAT CTGAAGGCTTTACGAGAGGAAGATCTTATAATATAAGAATAGATGACCAAGTCTTGCTTCGTTTCTCACCAAAGAATTCTGACGCAACTTATTATTTTGGTGATATG ATTGGTGGAGCACTCACCTTTTTCCATGGAACTAGAACGCGGAGGTGCCTTGAG GTATCTATAACCCTGGAAACATCAGAAACAATTAATCCTCGCGCATTACATCCTTCAAGAAGGAGCTCGCCCACAATAACCAAG CTGCACAGTGAACATCATGAGGTTGTTGCGGATCTTCACCAGACAAGCTTTCTCTTTTCCATTCCCATTGATggtcctatgtcattttctacCTCAAAGGTCTCTGTACAGTGGTCTCTTCGATTTGAGTTCTTCACAACTCCCGAAGGAACAGACACAGCTAG GTACGAGCACCCACTTCTTgtggagaaaagagaaaagggcGAATGGATCCTCCCAATAACTGTTTACGCACCTCCATTGCGTAGACGAGCTACTCATGGGAGAAACGATAGATCTGTCTTACTTGGAAAcatcttcaactcttga
- the LOC133925214 gene encoding probable phytol kinase, chloroplastic: MAAAAWSGTACASFPNSLLLSRSLPYAASSLAPSSGSFMQRRLLQGVGTPAMAALAPPAVLQDVAATLFVTAGAYSLVRTFDVLTERRLVEQSLSRKIVHVLSGVLFMSSWPLFSNSTEARYFAAVVPFLNSIRLLTYGLRLYTDEALVKSVTREGKPEELLRGPLYYVLVLLFSVLVFWRESPIGIVSLSMMSGSDGFADIIGRRYGSLKLPFNKKKSWIGSISMFIFGFLLSAIMLFYFSNLGYVHVSWEEALGKLVLVALAATVVECIPVTDVVDDNISVPSATMLVAFLLFGSGAQ; the protein is encoded by the exons ATGGCCGCGGCGGCGTGGTCCGGCACCGCCTGCGCCTCCTTCCCCAACTCCCTGCTGCTCTCGCGCTCCCTTCCCTACGCAGCCTCCTCGCTGGCGCCTTCTTCAGGGAGCTTCATGCAGCGGCGACTTCTCCAAGGCGTCGGCACCCCTGCCATGGCGGCGCTGGCGCCGCCGGCGGTGCTACAGGATGTAGCGGCCACGCTGTTCGTCACCGCCGGCGCCTACTCTCTTGTGCGCACCTTCGATGTGCTCACCGAGCGGCGGCTCGTCGAACAG AGTTTGAGCAGGAAGATTGTTCATGTGCTATCCGGCGTTCTGTTCATGTCATCCTGGCCACTGTTCAG TAATTCGACAGAAGCACGGTACTTCGCGGCGGTTGTTCCATTCTTGAACTCCATAAGGCTTCTGACATACGGACTCCGTCTCTACACCGATGAAGCTTTAGTAAAATCTGTGACCCGTGAAGGAAAACCAGA GGAATTGCTGAGAGGTCCTCTCTATTATGTCCTGGTTCTGCTGTTCAGTGTTTTAGTCTTCTGGCGCGAGTCCCCCATTGGGATTGtttccttgtcgatgatgaGTGGTAGCGATG GTTTTGCTGACATTATCGGTAGAAGGTATGGCTCACTGAAGTTGCCATTCAATAAGAAGAAGAGCTGGATCGGGAGCATCTCTATGTTCATTTTCGGTTTCCTGCTATCAGCTAT AATGCTCTTCTACTTCTCAAACCTTGGTTACGTTCATGTTAGCTGGGAGGAGGCACTTGGTAAGCTGGTCCTTGTTGCATTGGCAGCCACCGTAGTGGAGTGCATTCCTGTCACAGATGTTGTAGATGACAATATCTCTGTTCCTTCGGCCACCATGTTGGTAGCTTTTCTGCTGTTTGGCTCCGGCGCACAATGA